The genome window TTTCGGACACGCCtgcatttaaattaagaacaaataaaaaatactgaaattaaaaaatatatatcacttgcaagtttttttttaaatatatattcatcttaaaaacaaattaataggaatatatcaataatacaatatatcgGCAAAAAAATCATGGGCACGGCAACCCTAAAACATACCTGTCATCGCGGCGACTCTCTTGCGAACATTGTTTGGTGGTTTTAAAATACCTTGATGATTTTCGCTTGCGTTAGCGTTGGTTAACATACTTGTTAAGTGATTTTGAGTGTTTTCGTTTAGTactatagtatattttagtGTTAATAGTGCTTTAGTTGATAGTTGGGTTAAGTGGTGttactattttttgtaaatcttgtaagtatttattatattttaatattatttagcttctaaattttataattgatcctCCTCCCGAACCCCCTGTGtgttttgtgttttgtttgCAAGAAAATCTGGACAGTCCTTGTCTGTTGTGAAATGGTTACCAGAGCAATTTAAGCAAGTGGCGTTGTCCTTACTTACACTACAAGACTCAACTGTGTGGGATTTGGAACACTTATAACACCTAAGTTGAGACCGGCACTGAGTTTTAATATGACCATAACGGCAGCAATTAAGGCATTGGATTGTAGGAAGTTTGTAAGTTTCTACTGGAAGGGACGTTTGGTAGGAATACACTTTTGAGGGAGCATTTGACCTCTAAATGTGATTACCACAGATTGGGTAGGAACCCATGTAGTTATACTGTCAGTAATTGTCTATCTATTTAGACGTCTTATTTTCATAACTTCTCCACATCCAGTGGGAAGCACGAGTGAAGATGCAAGATCGTCCAGTCCACGGGAATATTCTTAATCAATCCCATTCTAGTTACATTAAAAGTCGGTACAGTAGCTTTATACTTGCACATTTCAACAATAGGGTTAGCTAGAGATTGCTGCTTGGGATGTTGAAAATTCAACTGAAATTTTGTTTCGGCCTATGTTTTGTTACAATAACCGAACAACACTTCTACGgcagaacaaataaaaaaaaaacatgttttttatcGGCCCACCGAGCACGGGGAAAACTATTATCATGGAATCACTAGTACAACTCCACTACAACTACGAAAGACTGACTGGACTAACACCAAGATCATCGTTCAACTTCTGCTCGCTTGTACACACGAACGCTTGCTTCATGGACGAATGCAAATTAACAGATACACAATTCGAACAATGGAAATTACTAGCAGCAGGTCAACCGATGGCAACCGACTTGAAATACAAAAACAGACATACAATACACAATTGCCGATTTTACACTGCGAGTAACTACCCAATAGACATGTACGCAAACGCACCAGACGCAACGGAAGCAATACAAACAAGGACATTCACATTCAGATTTCTGAGACACCAGAAAGAATACCTCTTCTGAAACACCTTCGCATGGTTAGAATTCTGGAAAAGACACCGAATCACAAGCGAAGCAggaatagattatttattcaataatttaaaattaaaaatgtacggTGACgggaaaattataattatattaataaaggtttACCTTTagggtatatttaaaataagtaaattaattataatattaacggtTAAGGgtagatttaagtaaattacttaTCCAACGGCTTGCGGTTGTCCTAGCATACCAGAAGTGATTTTGATACCAGCATAAACGATGGCAAAAAAGATGGTATTAATTTATGACGTTCAGCGATTGCCGCGACGAGGCGCCGGGTTGTCGCGACGATACGGCGGCGGCAGATCTGGGTTCGACGAACCGCTCTCGGCGTCTTCGATCTcctgaaatgttttaataattaaataaagtagatCTCAAGATCGTGATGTAAAGCTTCTCTATTTTCATTAGTAACGTCATGGTCTTCTGCATTTGACTCTTCAAGATCATCTTCAGATCTTTCACCGTCGTCAATTAGggctaaatatttttctatctcCCTTGAATTCATGGTTGCAACtgctaaacaataaaaaatatcagatcACAGGTATGGGCATGTCTGTCTGTACTAACTGCATAGTGTTGCAGATTTACAACATCAAAATTGAAGCAATTTGTACAAAATCCAAAATGCTATTGTCCTAACCAATTACTGTACCGAAAAGAAAATGAATTATTCAGTTCCcttatacgtttttatttacgatatacAGGGCAAGTACGTAAAAATTCCGTATGTCGCCCCGAACAGTTAATACATTTATAGTATGTAGTCTCACAATTACTATGATTACCGGAACATTTGGGACAGATAATTTTCTTTGAAGAGCAGAATTTTTGAGTATGTCCATACCTCCAACACTTGCAACATTGAGTAACTAGGAATACGTATCGTTCCACCTACACTTTCATGCCATGTTTATAGATATATGGCGGTAAGGAGGAACCTTTAAAACCAAGACGTATAGTTTCACTCTCAGTTCAGTTGGATGTTTGACTATCTCTTCGTAACAACCTTTTAATTGAGATTATATCTATACCAGACGAAATGCTACCATCAGTGGCGTAGCATAGGTCACTAGCACCCGTAGCACTCCAAATTTGCCGCCCTCTTATTTTTGCAatccattataaataatttgggGCATGGTAAAAGGAGTACTTTTATTGAATAACATTAACCTAAAAAgtgaaattaacattttttgacATAGAGTAGAAGGTAGAATATCACTTACAAAAATTACAGAGAAAACGTAATACAATAATGGAGAAATCGCCTACTTCACGAACGCTCTTTTGCGCAAGAGTATCATTACAACCTCAACTCCTCAACcgatagattaaaatttaacttttctaGTCTTTGTTTCAGCAAAGTTTTTGATCACACTTTCAATATCGATTGCATCAGTCAGGTCTTGTTCAATCGACAATATAGCTAGATTAGTTAATCTCAGCGTACTCATCGTAGATCGCAAGTAATTCTTTATCAATTTCAGTTTCGAAAAGCTTCACAACTAGCAATACTTATAGCAGTTGTTAAGAATTTTCTGAGTATTATGAAAATGTTAGGCACGGAGATTTCGAGCTTAGATTCGACAATGAACTCCAATAATTCAAGTGGACCTACATTAGCTTTGCCTAATTTATCAAGATCTCCAGTAGCAGTACAAACTCCTCCTTGTCAATATCGGTAGCATGGTCAAGGCTACATTTTCCAGTAACATCCAGTAGTTTTGCTGGTGTAAGGAAGGAACATTTCTCTGCTAAATTATCGAGCTGCTGAAATCTCGATCGAATCTCACAAATGACTCTATCCAACGAGGAAAACAGTGTTCTTCTCAACTTATTTTCGTAGGTCAAACCAGCATCTGTGCTTCCGTCACCGAATGTTTGTTTCTTCAATATACGTCAACGAGGTTCCATAGATAAACCCAGTTCATCAGACAATCCTTTTGAGTAAATCAAAGCACCGTCTACCAACTCGTTTCGCTTTTGAACTAGTAACGTTTGTGGGGCACTTATTTTTTGAGCACACTATTGCACGTTGAGTCCCTTTGTTTGCAAATAATTTTGAGCATCATTACCTTAAAGAAGTACTGAGGGCTTAGCCAAGTTGACATTCTACAATCGTAATCGCTAATAGAAAACTACaagaaaactaaacaaatgtatGGGCATGACGTCATCTCAACGCTAAGTCACGTGATCACAACAAACGAATAGAAAAGTCGTAGACAAGTTGACAATCGTTTAAAGTgatagaattgaatataatCGTTTCTACAACGATAATCGCTAACTCCATACAAAATGGTAGCCAAGTTACAGTTTTGACAAGCGCTGACGAAACGATGTCGAagttttttatcgataactAAGCGATCATAGAGACTCAATAGTTAACGCTAAAAAAATGGCGTCTTATTTGGTGATCGAcaagtgttttgtttgttaaacttatttttttctattatttccttttaaaatgcatactttaaatatgttgtgGTGTGCTCATAATGAAGAAGTGTGGCTTAGGCGGcaaaaaagagacaaaaatcGTGCATGGAAAACATACGCGAAATGCCGGCAACATTATTTGTGCAGCAATTTCGGCTAGACAAAACAACCTTTGAAGAACCAAAGAGATTCCCCTCAATGTTAAAGTAAGTGCTTAATAAgcttattgataatttatttatttactaaggaCACACcaaatgtcataataaaaacatattcagaaTTAACATGAAAGGCCAGAAGGGCCTTCACCAGAACTCATTTTATTTAGAGCGGGTAGATGGGCGTGGTAAAATAAACGATCCAGTCCAAgatgttaattacaatttaataatcactGTAGTCACAGGAATAGTTCGAATACACAGCACTTTCACACAAAATTCAACTAAGATAGTTTAAACAAAACGGCAATATGGCGGCAATCACAGCGATTCGTCATAAGTGTGGTAAACGGGCGCCGTTTCGTTCGATCGTGTCGTTCAAGATGGCTGCTCACCTCACCATCGACAATGACGCTTCGCTAAGTTGACAGCTTGTCAACCTGATATAGGACGGAAACGCCGTCACGGCCAGACTGACATTCGACCGTCCACGGGCGTTTAACCTGAAACAAATTAAGTTAACTGCGTAATCTGCTCGTTCATCCTGACTTAATGCTATTTATCAACTACTCAGCACCACAGATAGACCAATCGTCTAGAAATATGAAcctaaattttaatgttctatCTAAAGTTTGTCTCTGACACCACACTTCACACATTTAAACATCCTGACAGGTCTATCCCATCCAAGATATGACCCGGACGACATCTTTCGTCTTTACGAATAGCCAGACAAGCCAATCCTTGGCAGGATATGACCCGGACGACACCTTTCGTCTTTACGAATAGCCAGACAAGCCAATCCTTGGCAGAATTTGGCCCGGACGACACGTTTCGTCTCACTTATAACTAGCAATTATCCAGGACAAGTCAGTCCTCGTAATGGACCCGACTCGGACGACAATTTTCGTCAGATGATGATAGGTTCATCACATGACAAGCTGGCCCTCTGCATGGGTGAGGCTCGGACGACAAATTTCGTCTTCTCTCTGGGACTAAGAAGTGCATCATCTAATCAAACAAATTTctaaacattcaaaatattcacGACGTACATTACACATTCAATACCTGGCAGTAAGTATAGTAAGTAGACAAATACCTACCTATGATGGTGAATTGTCTTGTTTCAATGTTTCAATGTTTCAAAAATTCAAACGAACAAGATGATCCATTATCACATATAAAAGGGACAGACTCACCGGAAGATGTTTTCAAAGTCCCCCTGGACGGACGGTGCTCACAATGTTGGACCTCTTTGACCGCAGCCTTGCTTCCATTCTTCTTGTCAGGACAGTTAGTTGTCACGTGTCCTCTTTTTCCACAAGTGTAGCAAGACACGGAAGTTGTGTTCTCCAATGTTCGTGACGAGCTCGGTACCTCTTGAGATGCAGATCCGAAGTTGTCACGACGTTTTCGACAGTCTGCGAAGCGATGTCCTCTTATTCCACAGAAGCTGCATCTGTCTAAGAATCTTTCAACTGACCGGAAACGCTTGATCTCAGGCTCACTGGTATCTCCACCACCATCCGATTGGCGTTTTAAGGACACACCTCCGAGTACTCGAAATAGTTGAGTACGAGTCGTAATATTGTGAGCATTTAATTCGCGACGTATTAGTCCATCCTTTTTACACAGTACTGATATCATAAATCCAGTAACTACTTCTTCAGGCATCGTGCACTTCGGAATCCGTTCAATCAAGCTCCACAGACGTAGTGCAGATTCGGAAGCTGTTTCTTTGGCAGCGATTTGAAATCGTAATATGTCGTCAAAGTAATCCTGCGGCAACTTTGGTTTTGAAAATTTCGCCATTAGACATTGCTTGACCACAGTCCAGGTCATTTCGTTTATATTCACTTTAGTAATGCAGGTTGCAGCTCGTCCTTTCAAGGCGCTGGTAAGGGCCATGAGCAAGTCTATTccgtttaaatttttcttaagaACGATAGCATCGGTTATATTGTACCAAGCCTCAACGTCAGATTTTTCGTCGTCTGGGTTAAAAGGTAGCAATTGCGTAGAATGAGTAGTGTTGGCAGTTGGTGTTTGCTGACTTGCGAGAACCCGAGATAACAACGCCTCCTTACTGCTTAGTAACTTTTCGGCACCCGATTTTGTCCGTTGACCCTCAACTTGGGCACCATcgaatcccacttctgatgaaAGGCCAGAAGGGCCTTCACCAGAACTCATTTTATTTAGAGCGGGTAGATGGGCGTGGTAAATAAACGATCCAGTCCAAgatgttaattacaatttaataatcactGTAGTCCCAGGAATAGTTCGAATACACAGCACTTTCACACAAAAATCAACTAAGATAGTTTAAACAAAACGGCAATATGGCGGCAATCACAGCAATTCGTCATAAGTGTGGTAAACGGGCGCCGTCTCGTTCGATATTGTCGTTCAAGATGGTTGCTCGCCTCACCATCGACAATGACGCTTCGCTAGGTTGACAGCTTGTCAACCTGATATAGGACGGAAACGCCGTCAAACATAAAGTGTGTGACTCTTCAAGACCAGCCACAACAGTTATTTACgttacagttatataataataacataaacaatatttttacaataataaaaattactcacaatagaatattgtatttgatatttattttttaacgtaactatgataaatttcatttcctGAATTGTTGTGTGTTTGTAGGTATTGTGCACTCTTAGTTTCCTAGCAACAGGATCCTATCAGAGAATTGTTGGGGTTTCTCAGCATCTTGCCCAACGGACAGCTAGTCGGTGCATAAGACAAGTCATTGATGCTTTGAACCACTCTGCTATCATGGAAAAATGGATCAAGTTTCCGAAAACACGACAAGACAGAGCATTTATAAAACAAGAGTGAGcatttaaagtaacaatatttaatttatgaaataaatttaataaacataacattttaatttacgagGTTCCAAAGAAGATTTGGCCTGCCTGGTGTAATTGGGTGCATAGACTGCACCCATATAGCTTTGGTAAAGCCCAACCATGAAGAgcatcttttttataatagaaaaggaTATCATTCCTTAAATGTTCAAAtggtagatataattattatttatattgtacggCATGTTAGAGTGAGATATCAGTCTTAATAGAGGTTTTATTTTCAGGTATGTGAtagtaatcttttaattttaaatgtaaatgcaaAGTTTGGTGGAGCTACACATGATTCACATATATGGTCTTCTAGTAGAGTTGAATTATATATGCGTGAACTTCATCAAAATAATGAGCAAGTATGGCTCTTAggtaggtatttataataataaaaagatctaATCTAAAAGAGTTTAATTGTGACtaaccaaattttaaaataattttcaggtgACTCTGGATATCCACAACGTCCTTGGCTTATGACACCTATCCTCAATGCAGTTGAAGGTTCTAGGGAAGAACAATACACTCGATTGCATGTGCAAGCCCGTAACTGCATTGAGCGATGTTTTGGATTACTCAAAGCAAGGTGGAGATGTTTGCTTAGAGACAGGGTTCTTCACTATCATCCTCATGTAGCTAGCAAAATTACAATGGCATGTTGTGTATTACACAATATAGCTTTGCAAGCTGGGCTGCCACCACCACAACCACTTCCTGCTGCACATGACAATGGGGATGATACAATGATGCAAGATCCCACATCCACTGTGTTTGTACATAGCCAGAGTGAAGTAATCCAAGGAAGAGCCATTCTGAGTTGTTTATTGAATAGGATatagtaagattattttaagctttaatatgaatctattttacatttcttaattataaattaaacttttatactctatacttaatttatcttctgtaaatattaataagttgattGTATTGTGAACAAGTCtaggtaattttactttaaatgtaatttattgacaacaaaatttttattaaaacactaacatttataatcaaataaaagacgttaaaatataatataatataaataatttagtattattgtgtaggtaagaacaaaaaaagaacatttaggTAAAATCAGGTTTCTTAAAtgctacaacaaaattaaagtaatcaataaataattaaaatacaaacgaatatgaatgtatgaatcaacaaaattaaaaatagctgtagaattttattatacaaacggaTACTTTGCACCAAGGATTTACTAGCTTTGCGGAGTcagaaacttaaaaaataaaactaatactgTAGGCAATTTGAAATGTACGTAAGCCACAGCTGAGATCATTATTactacattgatattttatggcaTATTATCTGTTGAAGGCAGTGATGATGGTCTCAACTGTggtaaaatttctattaaattgacTACTGTATTAGCTTAACTGTTTAAAATTTCGTTTTGCTTTTCTTGGACCTCAATTCTTTTAGACTCTAGTTTTAATCTTTCCAACTCCCTTTGATGGTAAATTTTTTCACGGTCTGCCTCAAGTTGGAGCCGGCATTTCTCAACAGCCACAAACTCACTTGTGGCTCGTTCAAAGGGTGTTTGAACCCGGCGTGTGCGCGCTTGGAGGAGCCTATGGCGCCGCGGAGTTGAGGTGGGCGACGCTGAAGGCGACGGATTTGCCTGATGTCGCTGCCGTTGAGGAGCACCCCGTGACGTGAAAGCGGCAGGTGTCGTCGCTGACGGCACCGAGTGCCGGGCGGCGGCGTTAGCACTGGTGGTGGATGTTGTTGTGGTGAGGTGGCAGTAAAGGCTGATGttgttgctaataaaataaaaaactatattttaaattgggcacaaataaatttattcaggcaaaacattgtattttttaaaaaaaggtaccTTGTATAGAGCATGAAGGAATAAAATCCAACATCATTTCATCCGTGGCTGTGGTAGAAATTTGGGGTGACAAGACCGTACAATTAGACTCTCTGGTCGGGGATGGTTGAGTGTTTCTCACTGATGGTTGAGCCTGAAAATATGAAcaacttgataatttttatttaaagaagaaaatacaCTAATAAGCCAAGACcccaagcaaaaaaaaaactagcatcAAAGCCTCTCTCTATAATTCCAGCTTGACCAACAACAGCAGTCAAACCCATAATACACAACACAATCTCTTCTGAAGCAGTGAGAGTTTGTCTGCTGCTTGGACCACCACCAGTACCAGAAGCCTCACGACGTATTGCTAAAgcttttttcttagttttagcTTTCCAGTCTGCCCACACCtggatattatttgttaatttttggcattaatattttcatcaattattttataatttttgaaataagctgATTGATTATAATGAAGTGAATGAAtgataattatagaaaactataaaataatatttttaggggGGTTTTATTAGAACCATACTTTTTTCCACTTGTCCCTTGGTTTTACTACTCCTCCACCTATGGAGTTTAATAACTCTTCTAATTGCTGCCACAGTCGGTCAGCTTTAATTCGGCCTTGTGGCCCTTGCTGGGGTCTCGTTATATCGCCATAACTAGAAgaagttaaaactatttcagagAAACAAAGGGTCTATTGATTAAGTAAAGAATCAAACagaattattgtttgtttcgtaAGTGGTAATACTAGTTCCTATCGCGTATCGcgtcattgtttatgttttaaactttcAAGTGCTACAGTATGata of Vanessa atalanta chromosome 28, ilVanAtal1.2, whole genome shotgun sequence contains these proteins:
- the LOC125074540 gene encoding putative nuclease HARBI1 produces the protein MAAITAIRHKCGKRAPSRSILSFKMVLCTLSFLATGSYQRIVGVSQHLAQRTASRCIRQVIDALNHSAIMEKWIKFPKTRQDRAFIKQEFQRRFGLPGVIGCIDCTHIALVKPNHEEHLFYNRKGYHSLNVQMVCDSNLLILNVNAKFGGATHDSHIWSSSRVELYMRELHQNNEQVWLLGDSGYPQRPWLMTPILNAVEGSREEQYTRLHVQARNCIERCFGLLKARWRCLLRDRVLHYHPHVASKITMACCVLHNIALQAGLPPPQPLPAAHDNGDDTMMQDPTSTVFVHSQSEVIQGRAILSCLLNRI